The following proteins come from a genomic window of Maribacter sp. HTCC2170:
- a CDS encoding amidohydrolase family protein: protein MKKSIYTLVFAVGALFMGTGQQTPAPAQKEAMSIDGATAHLGNGEVIENALIMFEDGKLTFVGSAMTKIARRGTVIKGKGKHVYPGIIAPCKALGLTEVNAVRASNDQDEIGEMIPHVRSLIAYNAESQVVESMRPNGVLLGQITPQGGRISGTSSIVQFDAWNWEDAAIKVDDGIHLRWPNSFRRGRWWMGEPRGFQPNKEYTKQLEEVKSFLTNAAAYGKISNAELNPGFKAMQGVFDGSQKLYVYADGEKEIIDAITTAKNNGAKEVVLVGGYHAHKITGFLKENNIAVLVQFTHNLPALDDEDYDLPYKLPKLLADAGLTVAIQNGSASNFQTRNLPFYAGQVVGQGLDKEVALQMITGNSAKILGIDDAYGTLEVGKSATLFVSKGDALDMRGNQLTHAFIDGRTLSLETHQTKLWKRYMGKYEGE, encoded by the coding sequence ATGAAAAAATCAATATACACATTAGTTTTTGCGGTGGGGGCTTTGTTTATGGGTACTGGCCAACAGACACCAGCTCCGGCTCAAAAAGAAGCCATGTCAATAGACGGTGCCACGGCGCATTTGGGCAATGGTGAGGTCATTGAGAATGCCCTTATTATGTTTGAAGACGGCAAACTCACTTTTGTGGGTAGTGCCATGACGAAAATAGCACGAAGGGGCACAGTCATCAAAGGAAAGGGGAAACATGTTTATCCCGGTATCATTGCTCCCTGCAAAGCTTTGGGACTTACTGAGGTAAATGCGGTGCGCGCCAGTAACGATCAAGACGAAATAGGTGAAATGATTCCGCATGTACGTAGTTTGATTGCCTATAATGCAGAATCACAAGTAGTTGAAAGTATGCGACCCAATGGTGTATTGTTAGGACAGATAACGCCCCAAGGTGGACGGATCTCCGGAACCTCATCAATAGTACAGTTTGATGCCTGGAACTGGGAAGATGCGGCAATTAAGGTTGATGATGGCATTCATTTACGCTGGCCCAATAGTTTTAGAAGAGGTCGCTGGTGGATGGGGGAACCAAGAGGTTTTCAGCCAAATAAAGAATACACCAAACAGCTGGAAGAAGTAAAAAGCTTTTTGACTAATGCCGCTGCCTATGGTAAAATTTCCAATGCTGAACTGAATCCGGGGTTTAAGGCCATGCAAGGTGTTTTTGATGGTTCGCAAAAACTGTATGTATATGCAGATGGTGAAAAAGAGATCATAGATGCGATTACAACCGCCAAAAACAATGGCGCCAAAGAAGTGGTTTTGGTCGGTGGTTACCACGCCCATAAAATCACAGGTTTTCTGAAGGAGAACAACATAGCAGTTTTGGTACAGTTCACACACAACCTGCCCGCCTTGGACGATGAAGATTATGATTTACCGTATAAGCTACCAAAATTATTGGCCGATGCAGGGCTTACGGTTGCCATACAGAATGGTAGTGCCTCAAACTTTCAGACGCGTAACCTACCCTTTTATGCAGGTCAAGTGGTAGGGCAAGGATTGGACAAAGAAGTAGCTTTACAGATGATTACAGGCAACAGTGCCAAAATATTGGGTATTGATGACGCATATGGCACCTTGGAAGTAGGTAAAAGCGCAACTCTTTTTGTTTCTAAAGGCGATGCTTTGGATATGCGAGGCAACCAATTGACACATGCTTTTATTGATGGTCGAACCCTTTCATTGGAAACCCACCAGACCAAACTTTGGAAACGGTATATGGGTAAATACGAGGGTGAATAA
- a CDS encoding amidohydrolase family protein, which produces MKMRLLALALLWCGATLFAQDYFPENDGVKSKNNNYTAFTNAKIFITPTQVVDNGTLLIQNGKVVKVGKSVTLPKNTVTIDLSGKSIYPSFIDIYSDFGITKPKRAPGGGRSPQYNATREGFYWNDHIIPENDAISKFKYDDKKAKELRNAGFGVINSHIQDGIARGTGVLVALNGKGDDSQRVLDDRSGQYFSFSKSVASRQSYPTSLMGAMALLRQMYTDADWYANGNVDTKDRSLEALNANKGMSQIIAAGNKGNVLRADGIGDKNGIQYTILGGGDEYETVADIKNTNAKLILPLNFPDAYDVSNPYQALYVSLEDMRHWNQAPANPKILADNGVTFSFTLNGLKSPAKLKEKLQKAITYGLSETKALEALTTVPAQILGKSNKIGSLQAGRYANFLITSGAVFDKGTTLYENWVQGTKNVVNDKDQKDIRGDYDLKAGSQSFTLSISGEPSKPKVEIKKDTLKLTSKISYADDWMNLSFTNDEKIYRLTGLVKPDNDNITGRLILPDGSESSFNALRTKAFTEKEKEKKTAEKPEVVPVTYPNLGYGYSSIPKAETMLFRNATVWTSEDAGILENTDVLVKDGKISKIGSNLNAGRAKVVDATGKHLTAGVIDEHSHLAAVAINEAGHNSSAEVKMEDVVDPEDIDVYRNLAGGVTTLQLLHGSANPIGGRSAILKLKWGESAENMIYGNSPKFIKFALGENVKQSNWQSFSRFPQTRMGVEQVFMSYFQRAKEYEVKKKSGKPYRHDEEMETLVEILNGERFISCHSYVQSEINMLMKVADKFGFTVNTFTHILEGYKVADKMKEHGVGGSTFSDWWAYKYEVKDAIPYNAAIMNSVGITVAINSDDAEMSRRLNQEAGKTVKYGGVSELAAWKMVTINPAKLLHIDERVGSIKEGKDADLVLWSDHPLSVYAKAEKTLIEGAVYFDLETDKNQRVAIKNERNKLINMMLKEKEGGGKTQSPKNKKKEKFHCDSL; this is translated from the coding sequence ATGAAAATGAGACTTTTAGCACTAGCCCTGCTGTGGTGTGGTGCAACCTTGTTTGCCCAGGATTACTTTCCAGAAAATGACGGGGTAAAATCAAAAAACAATAATTACACTGCTTTTACAAATGCCAAGATCTTTATCACGCCCACTCAAGTAGTGGACAACGGCACCTTACTTATCCAAAATGGAAAAGTCGTGAAAGTAGGAAAATCGGTTACACTTCCTAAAAACACTGTGACAATCGATTTAAGTGGAAAATCCATTTATCCATCTTTTATAGATATCTATTCAGATTTTGGGATAACAAAGCCCAAACGTGCACCGGGTGGCGGACGTTCCCCACAATACAATGCAACAAGAGAAGGATTTTATTGGAACGATCATATTATACCTGAAAATGATGCAATAAGCAAATTCAAGTATGATGATAAAAAAGCAAAGGAATTGCGTAATGCTGGTTTTGGTGTGATTAATTCACACATTCAAGACGGAATAGCACGCGGAACAGGTGTTCTGGTTGCCTTAAATGGAAAAGGTGATGATTCTCAACGGGTATTGGATGATAGATCCGGACAATATTTTTCGTTTTCTAAAAGTGTGGCATCGAGACAAAGTTATCCTACTTCGCTAATGGGCGCTATGGCATTGTTGAGACAAATGTATACCGATGCCGATTGGTACGCCAATGGCAATGTAGATACTAAGGACCGTTCTCTGGAAGCGCTTAATGCGAACAAAGGAATGTCACAAATTATTGCTGCCGGAAACAAAGGCAATGTCTTGAGAGCTGATGGGATTGGTGATAAAAACGGAATTCAATACACGATTTTAGGTGGTGGTGATGAATATGAAACGGTCGCCGATATTAAGAACACCAACGCAAAATTGATTCTTCCACTGAATTTTCCTGATGCATATGATGTGAGCAATCCGTACCAAGCGTTATATGTTTCACTGGAAGATATGCGCCATTGGAACCAGGCCCCGGCAAACCCCAAAATATTGGCAGACAATGGGGTAACCTTTTCATTTACATTAAACGGATTAAAATCTCCTGCCAAACTAAAGGAAAAACTTCAGAAGGCTATTACCTATGGACTATCAGAGACCAAAGCCTTGGAGGCATTGACTACCGTACCTGCGCAGATTTTAGGAAAATCAAACAAAATCGGCTCTTTGCAAGCTGGGCGTTATGCCAATTTTTTGATTACTTCCGGTGCTGTTTTTGATAAGGGTACCACTCTCTATGAAAATTGGGTACAGGGAACCAAAAATGTCGTAAATGATAAAGACCAAAAAGATATTCGTGGTGATTATGACCTAAAGGCCGGAAGCCAATCCTTTACACTTTCAATTTCTGGAGAACCCAGCAAGCCAAAAGTGGAAATCAAAAAAGATACCTTAAAGTTAACATCTAAAATCTCATATGCAGATGATTGGATGAACCTTTCCTTTACCAACGATGAGAAGATTTATCGTTTAACAGGTTTGGTTAAACCTGACAATGATAATATAACTGGAAGATTGATTCTTCCCGATGGGAGCGAATCTTCATTCAATGCTTTACGTACAAAAGCTTTCACTGAAAAAGAAAAGGAGAAAAAAACAGCAGAAAAACCCGAAGTAGTTCCGGTTACCTACCCTAACCTTGGGTATGGTTATTCCTCAATCCCTAAAGCAGAAACAATGCTCTTCAGGAACGCCACGGTATGGACAAGTGAAGATGCCGGGATTCTTGAAAATACCGATGTTCTGGTCAAGGATGGTAAAATCTCTAAAATCGGAAGCAATTTGAATGCAGGAAGAGCCAAGGTCGTTGATGCTACAGGAAAACACTTGACTGCTGGTGTTATAGATGAGCATAGCCACTTAGCAGCTGTTGCAATTAACGAAGCTGGTCATAATTCATCTGCCGAAGTTAAAATGGAGGATGTGGTCGATCCTGAGGATATAGATGTTTACCGCAATTTAGCAGGTGGGGTTACTACGTTACAGCTCTTGCACGGTTCTGCAAACCCCATTGGTGGGCGTTCAGCCATATTAAAATTGAAATGGGGAGAAAGTGCCGAGAATATGATCTATGGTAATTCCCCGAAATTCATCAAGTTCGCTTTGGGAGAAAACGTAAAACAAAGCAACTGGCAGAGTTTTAGTCGTTTTCCACAAACCAGAATGGGAGTTGAGCAAGTGTTTATGAGCTACTTTCAACGTGCCAAAGAATATGAGGTCAAAAAGAAAAGCGGTAAACCTTATCGTCATGATGAGGAAATGGAAACTTTGGTTGAAATACTTAATGGTGAACGTTTTATCAGCTGCCACTCCTATGTACAGAGCGAAATTAACATGCTTATGAAAGTGGCCGATAAATTCGGTTTTACGGTCAATACCTTCACACATATTTTGGAAGGGTATAAAGTTGCAGATAAGATGAAAGAGCATGGTGTAGGCGGTTCAACTTTTAGTGATTGGTGGGCCTATAAATATGAGGTTAAAGATGCCATCCCATACAATGCGGCAATTATGAACAGCGTAGGCATTACGGTGGCAATCAATAGTGATGATGCCGAGATGTCCCGTAGATTAAACCAAGAAGCAGGTAAAACAGTCAAGTACGGTGGTGTTTCTGAGTTGGCTGCCTGGAAAATGGTGACCATTAACCCTGCCAAACTCTTGCATATTGATGAGCGTGTTGGCAGTATAAAAGAAGGTAAGGATGCCGATTTGGTCTTATGGAGCGACCATCCCCTATCTGTTTATGCCAAGGCAGAAAAAACCTTGATTGAGGGTGCTGTTTATTTTGATTTAGAGACAGATAAAAACCAGCGTGTGGCCATCAAAAATGAGCGCAATAAACTCATTAACATGATGCTCAAGGAAAAAGAAGGTGGTGGTAAAACACAATCTCCCAAGAACAAGAAAAAAGAAAAATTTCACTGCGATAGTTTATAA
- a CDS encoding DUF3810 domain-containing protein: MESKIKNGVALAIIPQIILVKWLGKHPDIIEMYYSEGLYPWVSKFFRVLYGWVPISVGDVLYFILSILAIRYVYKHWLEIRTYPFRFLKNIVFILSIAYFTFHLLWGFNYYRLPISQKFNLSEKHTDDELLELAEALIVKSNELQFAITKDTAQAVKIPYAQQEIFDRTLIGYEHLEKAYLFISYEQPSIKTSIFSTALSYMGYGGYLNPFTHEAQVNGRLPNYRFPVVAGHEIGHQIGYSAENETNFIGYLVTIQNPDIYFQYSAYTYGLAYCLGDIRRYDQEKFKELYVKLNPGIQKNYQEMNDFWQSFENPLEPVFKSIFNTFLKANNQAQGIKSYNAVVSLMVNYHKKYPID, translated from the coding sequence ATGGAATCTAAAATAAAAAATGGGGTAGCTCTAGCTATAATTCCACAAATAATTCTTGTGAAATGGTTGGGTAAGCATCCAGATATTATTGAAATGTATTACAGTGAGGGTTTATACCCTTGGGTATCGAAATTCTTTAGGGTTTTATACGGTTGGGTTCCTATTTCAGTGGGAGATGTTCTTTACTTTATCCTGTCAATACTGGCGATTAGGTATGTTTACAAACATTGGTTGGAAATAAGAACTTATCCGTTTCGCTTCCTAAAAAATATCGTCTTCATCCTATCAATTGCATATTTTACGTTTCATTTGCTTTGGGGTTTCAATTATTACAGATTGCCTATTTCCCAGAAATTTAATTTAAGTGAAAAACATACAGATGATGAACTATTGGAATTAGCTGAAGCGCTGATCGTAAAATCAAACGAATTACAGTTTGCTATCACCAAAGACACCGCTCAGGCCGTCAAAATCCCATATGCACAACAAGAGATTTTTGATAGAACATTGATTGGTTACGAACATCTAGAGAAAGCGTATCTGTTCATTTCATATGAACAACCAAGTATTAAAACGTCGATTTTCAGTACGGCTTTGTCTTATATGGGCTATGGTGGTTATCTAAACCCATTTACCCATGAGGCACAGGTAAATGGTAGGCTGCCAAATTATAGATTTCCTGTTGTGGCAGGGCATGAAATAGGGCATCAAATTGGTTATTCTGCCGAAAATGAAACCAATTTTATTGGATATTTGGTTACCATACAAAATCCTGATATCTACTTTCAATATTCCGCCTATACTTATGGGTTGGCCTATTGCCTTGGTGATATCCGCAGGTATGATCAAGAAAAATTTAAAGAGCTATATGTTAAATTGAATCCAGGAATTCAAAAGAACTATCAAGAAATGAACGATTTCTGGCAATCGTTCGAAAACCCATTGGAGCCGGTTTTCAAATCAATATTCAATACATTCTTAAAAGCAAATAACCAGGCCCAAGGCATAAAGAGTTATAACGCAGTGGTTTCGCTAATGGTAAACTACCATAAAAAGTATCCAATAGATTAA
- a CDS encoding aminoacyl-histidine dipeptidase has protein sequence MSQEVRQLQPSAVWNKFADLNEVPRPSKKEERVIQFMLDFGNSLGLETFSDAVGNVIIRKPATVGMEDRKKVTLQSHLDMVHQKNADTNFDFDVEGIKMFIDSDWVKAAGTTLGADNGLGVATIMALLESTDIPHPFLEALFTIDEETGMTGAMGLEGGVLQGEILLNLDTEEDDEIDIGCAGGIDVTATRKYLEENVSGDSIGCLITVNGLHGGHSGMDIHRGLGNANKIMNRLLFNATEVFGAQLAGIDGGSLRNAIPRESFAQIAMKSGRKNNFESEFIQWSKTIKSELSVKEPELSITLEWIDAPNKVMQKAVQKELMRAIYTAHNGVYAMSAAIPDLVETSNNIARVVVKEGSIKIGCLTRSSVNSAKIDLANALKCAFELADCEVSMDGDYPGWNPNPDSNILKVLESKYESLFNEKPKVVACHAGLECGILGQNYPDMDMISFGPTILGAHSPDERVSISSVQKFWKYTLEILKDIPKS, from the coding sequence ATGAGTCAAGAAGTGCGTCAATTACAACCTAGTGCAGTTTGGAATAAATTTGCAGATTTGAATGAAGTGCCAAGACCTTCGAAAAAAGAGGAACGAGTAATACAATTTATGCTCGATTTTGGTAATTCACTCGGATTGGAAACCTTTTCTGATGCTGTGGGAAATGTGATAATCAGAAAACCCGCCACTGTAGGAATGGAAGACCGTAAAAAGGTAACCCTACAATCACATTTGGATATGGTGCACCAGAAGAATGCAGATACCAATTTTGATTTTGATGTTGAGGGAATAAAAATGTTCATAGATAGTGATTGGGTAAAAGCCGCCGGAACAACACTTGGAGCGGATAATGGTTTGGGGGTTGCGACGATTATGGCCTTATTGGAAAGTACCGATATTCCCCACCCATTTTTGGAAGCTTTGTTCACAATTGATGAAGAGACAGGGATGACCGGAGCAATGGGACTCGAAGGAGGTGTATTGCAAGGAGAAATCTTATTGAACTTAGATACGGAGGAAGATGATGAAATTGATATAGGTTGTGCCGGTGGAATCGATGTAACCGCAACACGAAAGTACCTTGAAGAAAACGTGTCTGGCGACTCTATTGGTTGTTTGATTACTGTGAACGGTTTGCATGGCGGACATAGTGGTATGGATATTCACAGAGGGCTGGGAAATGCCAATAAGATTATGAACCGTTTGTTATTTAATGCAACCGAAGTGTTTGGTGCACAATTGGCAGGGATTGATGGTGGTAGTTTGCGAAACGCCATTCCAAGAGAGAGTTTTGCGCAAATTGCTATGAAATCTGGAAGAAAAAATAATTTTGAATCTGAATTTATCCAATGGTCCAAGACAATAAAATCTGAACTTTCGGTTAAAGAACCAGAGCTGTCAATAACTTTAGAATGGATTGATGCACCTAACAAGGTAATGCAAAAGGCAGTCCAAAAAGAATTGATGCGCGCAATCTATACAGCACATAATGGAGTTTATGCCATGAGTGCTGCAATTCCCGATTTGGTGGAAACATCTAATAATATCGCTAGGGTAGTGGTGAAGGAAGGTTCTATAAAAATCGGATGCCTAACTCGCTCTTCTGTGAATTCGGCTAAAATTGACCTTGCTAATGCCTTAAAATGCGCATTTGAGTTGGCAGATTGTGAAGTAAGTATGGATGGGGATTATCCAGGGTGGAATCCGAATCCAGATTCCAATATTTTAAAAGTGTTGGAAAGCAAATACGAATCCCTTTTTAATGAAAAACCTAAAGTGGTGGCTTGCCATGCTGGTTTGGAGTGTGGTATTCTGGGACAGAATTATCCAGATATGGATATGATAAGTTTTGGACCCACTATTCTTGGAGCACATTCTCCCGATGAACGCGTTAGTATATCCTCAGTACAAAAGTTCTGGAAATATACATTAGAAATTCTGAAGGATATTCCTAAAAGTTAG
- a CDS encoding CBS domain-containing protein, which translates to MGIKSFQGARKHQQAGEEIPLKVSDYMTTKLITFKPDQSVEEVIDSLINNKISGGPVVNDKNELVGIISEGDCIKHISDSRYYNMPMDDDRIENRMVKNVETIDGNMNIFDAANKFLNEKRRRFPIVEAGKLVGQISQKDILKATMKLKSQNWKK; encoded by the coding sequence ATGGGTATTAAGAGTTTTCAAGGTGCACGCAAGCATCAACAAGCTGGGGAGGAAATCCCACTAAAGGTCAGTGACTATATGACCACTAAACTAATAACCTTTAAACCTGACCAATCGGTTGAAGAGGTAATTGATTCGTTGATAAACAATAAGATATCAGGGGGACCCGTGGTCAACGACAAGAATGAATTGGTAGGTATTATTTCTGAGGGAGACTGCATTAAACATATAAGTGATAGTAGGTATTATAATATGCCTATGGATGATGATAGAATTGAAAATAGAATGGTAAAAAATGTAGAGACTATTGATGGCAACATGAATATTTTTGATGCAGCCAATAAATTCTTGAACGAAAAACGTCGTCGTTTCCCAATTGTTGAAGCTGGTAAATTAGTTGGTCAGATATCTCAAAAAGATATTTTAAAAGCGACAATGAAATTAAAATCCCAGAATTGGAAGAAGTAA
- a CDS encoding peptidylprolyl isomerase encodes MKKAYLFVLTIALALTSCKSSKHADLGDGIFANIQTTKGDMMVRLEHDKTPVTVASFISLAEGNSPFVSENFKDKKYFDGVIFHRVMKDFMIQGGDPTGTGTTGPGYKFKDEFVDSLKHDRAGLLSMANPGPPNTNGSQFFITHKATPWLDGRHTIFGELITGMDVLDSIANVATSQAPQKDKPVVDVVMNTVEIIRNGKEAKKFDAVQIMTDYFAEEEERVAKLKKEGEELKKVYDKMIPQFISELAESKKKAKTFPSGLQILVLVDGKGEKPIIGKQVLVDYAGFLENGKLFDTSKSEVAKKHLKYEDLNRMKANSGGFSPAPMPYSPDAPLFPGFKEALLTMKVGDKIRAFMPPHLGLGEQGGGPIPPNSNLIFDMEITGIVE; translated from the coding sequence ATGAAAAAAGCTTATCTATTCGTATTGACAATCGCATTGGCGCTAACAAGCTGTAAATCGAGCAAACATGCAGATTTAGGTGATGGCATCTTTGCCAATATACAAACCACCAAAGGTGATATGATGGTCAGGTTGGAGCATGATAAAACCCCGGTGACAGTTGCCAGTTTTATTTCCTTGGCAGAAGGCAACAGTCCGTTTGTAAGTGAAAATTTTAAAGATAAAAAGTATTTTGATGGAGTTATTTTCCACAGGGTCATGAAAGATTTTATGATTCAAGGTGGCGATCCAACTGGTACTGGTACCACTGGTCCAGGTTACAAGTTCAAAGATGAGTTCGTTGATTCGCTGAAACATGATAGGGCCGGACTTTTATCTATGGCAAATCCAGGGCCTCCCAATACTAATGGCAGTCAATTTTTCATCACCCATAAGGCAACTCCGTGGTTAGATGGTAGGCATACCATTTTTGGTGAGCTAATAACCGGAATGGATGTGCTTGACTCCATCGCAAATGTGGCTACTTCCCAAGCACCACAAAAAGACAAGCCTGTTGTAGATGTTGTCATGAACACTGTTGAAATCATAAGAAACGGCAAGGAGGCCAAGAAATTTGATGCGGTACAAATAATGACCGATTATTTTGCAGAGGAAGAAGAACGTGTTGCCAAGCTTAAGAAGGAGGGAGAAGAACTGAAAAAGGTTTATGATAAAATGATTCCTCAATTTATTTCAGAGCTTGCAGAAAGTAAAAAGAAGGCGAAAACATTTCCTTCTGGATTACAAATTTTGGTTCTTGTTGATGGTAAGGGAGAAAAACCAATTATTGGCAAGCAAGTGCTTGTTGATTATGCTGGATTCTTGGAAAATGGAAAACTGTTCGATACTTCCAAATCGGAAGTTGCTAAAAAACATTTAAAATATGAGGATTTAAATAGAATGAAAGCAAACAGTGGTGGATTCTCTCCTGCCCCTATGCCTTATAGCCCCGACGCACCATTGTTCCCTGGCTTTAAAGAAGCTCTCTTAACTATGAAAGTGGGTGACAAAATTCGAGCCTTTATGCCTCCACATCTAGGTTTAGGTGAGCAAGGTGGCGGACCAATTCCTCCAAACTCAAATTTGATTTTTGATATGGAAATCACTGGTATCGTTGAATAA
- the gldI gene encoding gliding motility-associated peptidyl-prolyl isomerase GldI: MKQFLLFLLVCVLASCGGPEPRRPVKVKSGSFNASVERSKKLLALEESMINSIIAKDTLHQYQNSAAGAWYYYEKKNENTTYTPQPDDLVTFAYNIISFANDTIYSQEEIGVQKYKVDKQELFPGLRNSIKLLKENESATFLFPSSLAYGYHGDNEKVGINVPVKSTITLFKIEKQQDSIQN; encoded by the coding sequence ATGAAACAATTCCTTTTATTTTTATTGGTTTGTGTTTTGGCAAGTTGTGGAGGTCCAGAACCAAGGCGCCCTGTCAAAGTAAAAAGTGGCAGTTTTAATGCTTCTGTAGAAAGAAGTAAAAAACTCTTGGCCTTAGAGGAAAGCATGATAAATTCTATAATTGCCAAAGACACCTTACACCAATACCAGAATAGTGCAGCCGGGGCTTGGTATTATTATGAGAAAAAGAATGAAAATACAACCTATACCCCTCAACCTGATGACCTCGTTACATTTGCATATAACATTATTAGCTTTGCCAACGACACAATCTACTCACAGGAAGAAATTGGAGTTCAAAAATATAAGGTGGATAAACAGGAGCTTTTTCCTGGATTACGTAATAGCATCAAACTATTGAAAGAGAACGAAAGTGCAACTTTTCTTTTTCCTTCATCATTGGCTTATGGCTACCATGGTGATAATGAAAAAGTGGGAATAAATGTTCCGGTAAAATCTACAATAACCCTTTTTAAAATAGAAAAACAACAAGATAGTATTCAAAATTAA
- a CDS encoding DHH family phosphoesterase yields MNLEDINAVKKLLSQPQKIVIVPHKNPDGDAIGSTLALWHYLKIMRQDAVIIAPNDYPKFLKWMPGNDYILNFEKDNTESKGKIEEATLVFTLDFNHLGRIGQMESVLEDCDATFIMIDHHQAPSDYAKIMYSDVSMSSTCEMVYNFIDYLGDADLITSEMADCLYTGIMTDTGSFKYTCTTSKTHEVAAHLIEKGANNTKIHNLVYDTNSPDRLHLLGCALKNMVILDEFKTAYITLSQDELDANNFQKGDTEGFVNYGLTLLGIRFAVIFIENKEEGIVKISFRSEGDFSVNEFARKHFNGGGHTNAAGGRSDDSLANTTAHFALLLKNYKEQLNP; encoded by the coding sequence ATGAATTTAGAGGATATAAATGCAGTAAAGAAATTACTTTCACAGCCCCAAAAAATTGTGATCGTACCACACAAAAATCCAGATGGTGACGCTATTGGTTCAACTTTGGCATTGTGGCATTACCTTAAAATTATGAGGCAAGATGCGGTTATTATTGCTCCTAACGACTATCCCAAGTTTTTAAAATGGATGCCCGGCAATGATTATATTCTCAATTTTGAAAAAGATAATACAGAGTCTAAGGGAAAAATAGAAGAAGCTACGCTTGTTTTCACCTTGGATTTTAATCATTTAGGCCGTATAGGGCAAATGGAATCTGTTCTTGAGGATTGCGATGCCACATTCATTATGATAGATCATCACCAGGCACCATCTGACTATGCTAAAATCATGTATTCCGATGTTAGTATGAGTTCTACTTGTGAAATGGTGTATAACTTCATAGATTACCTCGGTGATGCCGATTTAATTACATCGGAGATGGCAGATTGTCTTTATACGGGAATAATGACCGATACTGGTTCTTTCAAGTATACATGCACCACTAGCAAAACGCATGAAGTAGCTGCCCATTTAATAGAAAAGGGCGCCAACAATACAAAAATTCATAATCTTGTTTATGACACCAATTCGCCAGATCGTCTCCACCTTCTAGGATGTGCTTTGAAGAACATGGTGATATTGGATGAATTCAAAACAGCTTATATAACATTAAGCCAAGATGAACTTGATGCGAATAATTTTCAAAAAGGAGATACCGAAGGCTTCGTTAATTACGGACTTACACTTCTCGGAATACGATTTGCTGTGATATTTATTGAAAATAAGGAAGAGGGAATCGTAAAAATATCTTTCCGTTCGGAAGGAGACTTCTCGGTGAATGAATTTGCCAGAAAACATTTTAATGGAGGCGGACATACCAATGCCGCAGGTGGCAGAAGTGATGATTCATTGGCCAATACGACAGCACATTTTGCTTTGCTCTTAAAGAACTATAAAGAACAACTGAACCCATGA
- a CDS encoding nucleoside-diphosphate kinase: MITNRTFTMIKPDAVENGHIGAILEKITSAGFKIVAMKYTQLSRRDAEKFYEIHKERPFFGDLVQFMTRGPIVSAILEKDNAVEDFRALIGATNPAEAAEGTIRKLFAKDIGENAVHGSDSDENAAIEGAFHFSGRDIY, translated from the coding sequence ATGATTACAAACAGAACTTTTACAATGATTAAGCCGGATGCGGTTGAAAATGGACATATTGGAGCCATTTTGGAGAAAATTACTTCCGCCGGTTTTAAGATCGTGGCAATGAAATATACTCAGTTGAGCAGAAGGGATGCTGAGAAGTTTTATGAAATTCATAAAGAACGTCCATTTTTTGGCGATTTGGTTCAATTTATGACAAGAGGCCCAATTGTTTCTGCTATTTTGGAGAAAGATAATGCTGTTGAGGATTTTAGGGCATTGATTGGTGCTACGAATCCTGCCGAGGCTGCTGAAGGTACAATTCGTAAATTATTTGCAAAGGATATTGGTGAGAACGCTGTACATGGTTCAGATAGCGATGAGAATGCTGCTATTGAAGGAGCTTTTCATTTTTCTGGTAGAGATATTTATTAA
- a CDS encoding DUF721 domain-containing protein — MAKRKNDNLPLSEALNDFIQKNKLQQGIDKVNTREAWVKLMGNGVNNYTTAIELRNETLYISLSSSVLREELSHGKSKILDMLNEELGKDLVKKIVLR; from the coding sequence ATGGCAAAGCGTAAAAATGACAACCTACCGTTAAGTGAGGCCTTGAACGATTTTATTCAAAAGAATAAACTGCAACAGGGTATAGATAAGGTAAATACGCGTGAAGCCTGGGTAAAACTAATGGGAAATGGCGTGAACAACTATACAACAGCTATTGAACTTCGTAATGAAACTTTGTACATATCCCTTTCTTCTTCTGTACTCCGGGAGGAGTTGAGTCATGGTAAATCCAAGATTTTGGATATGCTCAATGAGGAGCTTGGTAAGGATTTGGTCAAAAAGATAGTATTGAGATAA